aagtgtgtgtgtctcatcaCCTCTGAGCGGCACAACCTGAGGAACTGTGTGGGTGATAAACACGCTGAGGCATATGCTAACAAACATCACAATCAATTCACTGCCAAGCGGCTGGTGACATTAGAAATGAGCAAAAATGTGATAGAGACAGACATATCCTGGAATGTCTTCTCTTGCTTAGGGAAAGGATTTTTTAAGGGTATGATATAAACTGGTTGCTTTGGCCCATCTTTgtggtcatttattttgtcatgctGGTTTAGTCTTGACATTCCTTAGAGTCAAGCCACTACAAGACATCTGAATGATCATTTTTTGAATTTCAAACCATGAATAAATCTGAAATGGGATTTTAGTTTCTGTTATACTCTGATATAAAGGGTATAGCAGCCACAGGGACATTCAAAAggtattttgtgtcttttagtATTAAGGTTCTCGGTGCATGACAGAGTTTCCTTCTTTTGCTGTCTTCCCACCTGTCATCCACCTTTAAGTGACAGGCATGAAATTTGATGCAATAATAAAGCTGTCCAGATTTTTCTCTTCAGGATTTATGCAGCAGGCCGACGGGTCGGAGCAGAAGTAATCTTGTCTCTTTCGGTTTTAAGCTAAGACCAAATACATCtcttattgtgctttttattatttcaatttgaaaaaacatttccgTATTGATACActtattttatgtatatatttttgcacTTTATTATCTGCttcattttcatattaaatatatgcATCTTTGTCCAGTTGGGAGCACACATATCAGACGGGGCTCTGCAGTAATCTCtcacacatgtatttttcttttttgataaaCCAATTAAATATAAACCTCTTAAGACAGAAACCCAAGACTCATTCAACCTCATCGCCTTAGCAAACGATAATTAATTCTGGTCTTAtcacttttaatttgacaaaaatgtaaatctttctgtttgcatttcattgtgATGATTTAGCCTGCCTTTTTCCTTTCTCATTTGTGTCTCACAAAATGAGCAGTAATCACGGAGCCCCAGTGTTGTTGGGAAGAGAAGCTCTCCGCACATCAAGGAGCTTCTCCTCGCCTCTCTGTCGGCGCAGATACAGATCTCACTGAGACGGCTGTTTTGGAAGACCATTCCATTTTTTTCACGCTCATGGTttcctttatttcattaatgTGCTCTATTTCTTTTCCCCTTCTTTTTGAATGTAAACTCTGACTTACATAATTTGATTTGCCTAACTGATAGACGTTGTGGCTTTAAGCTCATTGAGCAGAAGGCACCCTATTTGTGGCTGCAGTTTGAAGGATGTTTCTGTTCTTCTGTAGCTGTAAGGTGCTTTCATCGTCCAAGAAAAAATTAACTTGTTCTGCAATGCATGATGTCTTGTAGGCTTTCTACCTGGGGGGGGGTAATTGCTTTTCACACCCAACATAaaatagctctgcacatatgtatgtgtgtgtgtgtgtgtgtgtgtgtgtgtgtgtgtgtgtgtgtgtgtgtgtgtgtgtgtgtgtgtgtgtgtgtgtgtgtgtgtgtgtgtgtgtgtgtgtgtgtacacatacagtatcttcCCAGTGCACACCAGCTGTTACCCATATCTCCTGGCCAAATAGAGCAACAAAAGGAGAAACTTTGCCATGGAAAGATCAAAAAGTAATGCCTAAGTACTGCAACCCATAGTGTGACCAATCAAACCTTGGATATTTAACATCTGGCTTTAAAACAGGATCCACAGTGGATCTCACatccttttttagttttcacCACTTGTGCAAACAGTACCTCAAGTTTAAAGAACTGCATTACAAATCTAAgtatgagaaaagaaaaagaaaatgtctgtatttaaagCAAAAGTCCTTGTTCTAAATAGAATTGGCCCCTGTATCTGTAATTGTGTTCAGTAAAAGGTTGAATAATTAGTCCACTTTGGTGCTCAGagagttatttaaatgaaaccatATGAGAAGTTTCGGAAGGAAATGCCTCTTTGGTGTAAATGCTTACAACTCATAAACATCTGAAACAGCACACGGGGCCCCAACTGGCAACAAGCCAGATATATTTGCAACAACTCTTGAGCAATGCATTGTAAATGATAAGCTTAACATATATATCTTAGCatccaaatacattttgtggaaCAAAAGGTACAGTTCCCTCTGTACTGTTGCGATTGATAGTATAGTAAATAAAGTAACGTAATAGCAAATATTCAGTTCTGTAccttacatttttacttcactttaatTCACTTTAATTCATTTGGCAATTAATCTAACCAATATTCTTGGAGGAGGCAGGGCATTCTCACTCCCAACTCATCAAatacagcaaacaaacacagaaactcCACCCAGCTGTCGATTTCACATCGGAAACAGAACAGGACACATTTTAATCTATACGTTTGCAACTTACATTTTGTAACATATGTTTACATAGTCAAGTACACACAAAACTTTAAGAGgaaatattctgctcattttcagtttcatatttgtattttgttcctctactgtgacatgtctccatgctttaatgttcaaaaagctcagggcccagtctgctctgattggttaactggacAGCTTTGTTGTGaatggtcaaccgcttagagatgtcctgccccttagactatcacgtacaatgtgttgaagctcTATCTAATAGAAGCGAGAGTGTTACACTATAATGTCactaagtaaacaaaggagtctgaGGGAGGCGTTTTCattttacatacacaaaaacctatatacaGTAACATCTTACAGCAAAGGGAAGACCCCAAAAAGAACAATAGGGCTCCTTTTAGTGATGTAACAAACATGCTTATTTTAACTCAGTCTATGAACCTTTCGCTAAATCTCACTGAATATTCACCTCACATACTAAACTTAggttttatactgtatattttgcaATGTTGACCACGTGTTGAAGTATAGGATAACAGgcatataaaaaaatgatgGCAAGGGGCCTGTCAAAGCATTCCAATAGTTGGCCTCTGTCTGCACTGATAAACAACAAGTTGTCCTTTTATTATAACACTAGGATGActtatacaaatacaatttgtGGATCAGTTCAATTAACTAGAAACGTTTCATAATTCCTAACAAATTAACACATTCAACACTGCATGTCTCTTAAATCACTTCTTTGATTGACTTTCTACTAGACCTGCTTTCTCTTTCTTAGCAGACTCCAACCTTTTCATGATgcatttttgacatattttaaaacatgaagagCTGCTATTTGAAATATCTGTAATCTCTGTAATTCAATATGTCAGTGGGGGTAAATTGACAACCTTTAAACAACCGCCATGACATTGCACAACCATAGTGACTTGCACATGTATCCCTGTGAGGAATGCTGCTGGCATGTGGGATTGCAGTGCAGAATGTCAACATCACTACTATACATGCCCTTGCCTGTGGGGCTGCATAGTTAGCTGTGGTGAAATGGGATTCTGTTGGAACTGACGTAATGCTTTCTGTGTCTCCTATAGGTGGGTGTTCATCTACGAAAAAGGCTACCAGTCCACAGACGTAGCAGTGAGCTCCGTCTACACCAAAATGAAAGGAGTGGGCTACACCAGCATAAACGGAACTGAGAGAGTCTGGGATGTGGCCGACTACGTCTTTCCTTCTCAGGTTGGTGTCTTGTTGGCTGAAGATGGAGGAACATCACATGACTCCTAATTGGTCCAGAATTTGTTTTGCACCTGGTACAAGTCACCGGCCATTTATAGGGTAATCGTAAATCTGTACAGTCAGATGTCATAACGTACAGTCCATAAAAACTGTCAAAGTGAATAAACATCAGGCTAAGTCAGACAATGCAAAGTCACAACACTTTGAGCAAAGCTGGTCTGATCTTCACAAAGCAGTCACGCTTTTAAAAACATCCGGGACAAGACAGGATACCCGATCTGATGGATAACAACAATAGGATAAAGTGCAAACAGATACAAAGTTACTAATGGTTAGTAAATTTGACCTGGATGGTAATCGGTTTTATTGTCAACATCAAGGTACCTGTGTGCTTTTCAAGAAATGTTAAGTGCACCCTGTTAAAAAATTAGCAAACAACTTCAACAAGAGAGACACTagtcaaatatactgtatgtataattGTTTACCTTGAACGGCGCTGTGTCCTGTTATCTGTGGGAAGGACATGAAAAGACACTGTGAAGATTGTCATGTTTGCTTTGAGGTCTGGGTGTCGGCCCTTTTGTCAATTCAGTGTGGTTTTGGCATGAGAAACCCAaccaataaaatgaaaaggCCACTTAGGGTTAGCTTCTCACACTTTGATCATGTAGAGCAAATATGACTCCTTATTTATTCTACAACCCACTTCTTTGTCTGTAAATACTCACCTATATCAGGGGTGTCCAattttttttcactgagggccacatacagagaTATGTGAAAATGACTGGGCCTcccactagaggtgaggtatatttCCTCATAAATGTGGTTATAGCagaatcaatcaaatgtaggtaaattatgccTGATACTTGAATGggctttaagaaaacaaacagcctacatcaccGCTCTCCATAGGGTTAATGTATCATGTTataaaaagtgttggcagctgaTTTCTTGAAACAGAAGAATCAGATTGTTTATAAGAAGAGGAAATATAAAGGGTCTATTTAAAGCTGGTTATCCAAATAACTGTTTGGgcttttttaatcaattaagaattgttagaaaatgttttcaactttgatTGAATGAATTTAGTTGAAAagtgggctcattaacacatgaatacccCTGTGTTATAtctgtatacatatatatttaagaagtaaaatataagtaAAGCGCatgtttcatttgtgggccatattccattatactttttgaactTGCCCGTGGGCCGCATTTCGCCCCtaggccgtagtttggacacccctgacctATATCATATATCACTTAACATGTTTTCCTCTAGAAAGATTTAGTTTGAGAGAAACGTAACCATTTAGGCCATGTTCTGtttatcaaaataaacttaaaaggTAAACGGCACCAACATAGCATACCCTTCGAGAGGGTCTCGCCTAGTCTCCAGCCAAACATTACCAATGATACCACCTCACATCAAGGAAATTTCCATGGACATGCTTAATAATGTTCAGaaagtttatatatatataaacttttCTTTGCTGAGTGTTAGATGAGACTATCTGCTAGATATGAAGTTACagccagcagctggttagcttagaTTAGCATGTACACTCATTTCACTCAATTAGGTAAAAAGCACTCTCACTTCCTGGTTTGGTAAAGGTTGACGCCATAGGAGAGTGACCTGCAATTTCTATCTATCTTACACCTAACATATACCGTAGTTAGCTGTTTGGGCTAAATCAACACAGACTGCACAATTGTCCAACTGTCAAATGTGCACGACTAATGTGAGCTAAAGTTCTCCACTTTCTATCTAAGAACCTCTTAAAGTTCACAACTCAATATGTCGTCACTAATTTCATACAGTAAGGCCTCTAATTCCAGCGATTCTCCAGGGCAAGAAGTAGTCCAGCAAATGAACCACCGGTAAAcaacttgttgtttttactaCACTTCGAACAGAATAAACAATCTTTACATCACATACAGGAATTGAGATGGAAGAGAAAAATGGTACGGCTCTCATATCTAGAGTAGTAACGAGTAAAAGAAGGTGCTGTCCAGAGAACTGACTATTTGGTATATAAAAGTTATGAAGGTGTTTTGCTTGTTGTCTCAGCAGCAACTGAGTAGTGTCTGACAGGCTGTCTACAATAACGTGTTGCCTAACAACTCCTGCAtcctttataatgtgttttaatggtatgtatgtatatagatgagatttaaaaagtaacaaatgaattattttcattctttaacATTAGGGAGATGCATCTTTTGTGGTGATGACAAACTACATCATAACTGAAGGTCAGAAGATGGGAAAGTGTCCAGAGGTACGTCAAaatcctccctcccctcttttcttcttcatccctccttttccttctgACTTAAACATTTCCATAAATAGGCAGACTTAACAGGAATTGCCTCATTCCAAGACTGTTTCTGTGAGTGGGTAGTAATTGTTTAGCTTTAACAGAACAGCCTTTATGAACTCAATCCCCTCAAGAAGACATAAAAAGCTGTTTTCTGTATGCCGCAAAACAGTatttagatttgtatgttgttgACATCCACATTCCACAGTTATGTCTACACACTGACCCCACTCTCTTGTTTGTAACAGCTCCACGGAAAGCACAACTGCAGCTCAAACGCTGACTGTGAAGGAGGGAGTTTCAAACGTACGGGACATGGTAAATCCTGACGGCCTGACAGTGTGTGGCGTCAGCAGTCCTCACTGAATGTCTGTCCATCTgaggccaaaatctgatcagctgtgGCTTTTCTGTTAGATCGTCTCTTTCTGCTTGGGGAGGAAAGCCCTTCTAGAAAGCATAATCTTCTAAACAGTATAGTTTGGAGTTTTTGAAGTGTCTGAGGTATTCATCTATAGTCAGATTATTACCTACAGCAGATGACAGTTGGCAACCCCCAGTTTGGAGAAGCAGGCAGAAGTAAGGGGTAcgtttgtttctgttattgtgtgacttttgGTGTTTTAAGTTCTGTTTCAAGTTCatcaaagtcacacaataacaaaaacaaaaggcgAGGGTTGACTCCCATCTTATGTGTTCTAAGAggtaacatttgtttttgtcaaaagGAGTTTGGTGGATTTAAAAGGGGCCTACACTACATCCTAGTTTCCCAATTCCAGTAAAGGTTGGCCATCCTGTGTCTAAACTACATTTGCTGCTATCATGTTAGCCAAACGCCATCTACTATAGGTGATACTCTGACTATAGATAGGAAACTTTAACATCCCTAATTCAAACGATCCAAGCTATCACTTTAAAGCAAGTGACAGGACCCAGAAGCATTGAAGAAGTGAAAGAAACCGTAAGCCTATTGAGTGGTGTATTTGCATAATGGGTTGTGGCTCTTTAATTGATGAGATCAGGCATCAAACTTCAGTATCGCTGCTAAGATAAACATTTAGCTGTAATTCAAACATTACTCTTGCCTAGCAGatagaaaacataacaaattaaaatcaaCGACCTCAGTCTTAGCAACTGAACACATAGCGTGTGCAAGTTAAAACCTGTCCTTAAGCAAATAGAAACAGACAGTATACAtattagtatatatatatatatatatatatatatacagtggaggaaataagtatttgatcccctgccaatttagttagtttacccacttacaaagaacataacagtctatacttttaatggtaggtttattttcacagtgagagacaaaatatcaaaaaccagaaatgcacattaaaaaaaaagatataaattaatatgcatttaattgggggaaataagtatttgatccccttgcaaaacatgccttaggtgaaggaggttatcagccaacattctacgatacatggccccctccatcatcccgTCAATGCAGTGAATCGCCatgtccccttagcagagaaaccccccctaagcataatgtttccacctccatgcttgacgctggggatggcgttcttggggtaatagtcagcatttctgttcctccaaacacgacatgttgagttgatgccaaagatcttgattttggtctcatctgaccacatcaccttctcataagccttctctgaatcattcagaggatcgCTAGCAGATTTCAGACGGCCTgcacatgtgccttcttgagcagggacCCTGCGGCCGccgcaggattttaatccattacgcCACAGTATGTTACCAACAGctttcttggtgactgtggtcccagctgccttcagatcattaacaagtccctcctgtgtagttcttggctgacccctcacctttctcatgatcattgatgccccaagaggcgagatcttagatggtggagccccagactgtGTGGGccattgatggtcattttgtgcttcgtccatcttctaataatcaaaccagttgtctctttctcactaagctgcttgctggtggtcttttCTTCgattccagccttgtgctggtctacagtcttgtccctgatgtcatTAGAtattagttccaccatgatcacaagatgtctttggtcttcccattgtggagaggttgtaatctgatttattgactgtggacaggtatcttttatccaggtaaggagttgacatcaggaatactttcttaaagcgagaggatctatttaaccggtccttgggagccagaattcttgttggttgcaaggggatcaaatacttatttcccccaattacatgcaaatcaatttatatcttatttttaatgtaaatttctggatttttttgtgatattctgtctctctgttaaaataaacctaccataaaaatgacagactgttcatttctttgtaagtggttaaactaactaaattggcaggggatcaaatacttatgaCCTCcagtgaatatatatataaaactacACAGGCGCCACTATAACTACTGTCCATATGAGCTGAAAAAGTCatagacacacagaaacattgtAAACAATTAACCATTCAGACAAGCTTTTTAATAGGTCCACAGTATTGTGGGCAAGTTCAAAGAGCAGTTACATACATTTATTGTCCTCCATCTGCCTTAGGGATAAACTCGATGCCTTTCAAGCCCTGTGTGCCCAACATCAACTTTAATAAGACCATTGTTAGCCAAGGCTTTAGATCTGTCTCTTTCAGACTGGTCAAATTCACCTTGAGGTGATAATATCCCTTTAGAGGCGGCGTACTGTCTCTATGCTTGTAGACGAGTAAACAGCGAGGGCATGCGTGTAGCTAAACAAACTGATTCACTCGAGTGAAAAGTCTGAACTGAAGCTGAGCAAAAGCATGCTTGAGAACTGTCGGTTAACTCAAACAGCACATGATGAGAGAGACTGATACCGACAAAGTAAATCACATGGAGAGAAATTTGAGTGGAGGATCAGAACGAGATAAAGGAAACAGCTTCTTCAGCGCTTGCTTTGCTTCTCTTTTATATGTTGCTTGCTGCTGTTGATGCTAATTCGAGATAAGAGGATAAAAGTGGAAGCAAGTAACGTTAGAACCTgtacgtttttcttttttcatcgATGCTCTAAACACTTGCTCCAGATTTGAGTTTTTTGTCTAATGCTGAACTCTAGTGTGTTTCAATTTCAAGGGCAAATGACTGGTGTATGTGTGGATGAGACCAAGACTTGTCAGGTTTTGGCATGGTGCCCTGTCGAGGATGATCTCGTCATACCTGAGTATGTGACAAAACTCAATCATTTATACGGAAATGTAATTAATGCGGTGGATTATTTCATTATCTGCACATGAGAAATATCAAATGTGGTGATTTCTCAACATGCTGgatttgctcttttcttttccctttaaTCCCATGTAGTCCTCCTATGCTGATGTCTGCAGAGAACTACACGCTGTTCATCAAAAATTCTGTTACTTTCCCCTTATTTGGCGTTTCAAGGTGATGGACATAACTCCTATATTGTTAAGTTTAGCTAAGCAGAagcttacattttcttttccaaatgtaGAAGAATAACTATGAATAAGtaataacatttttagttttgaatAAAGGCATTCACAATCTTAATGGCATTATGAGGATTTTATGATCCTGTGTTTTGACTCGTACTTAACTTACTTAGGAACTTAAAGTCAGGatatttctactttactaatATTGACTTTTCTCTTTGTATTGTCTCCCTCACAAGTcccaaaactttaaaaaagaatcacaTATCACTCGAGTAACTCATTAATTTTGAAAGTTTGCCTTACCAGGGGTTTTAACTCTCTAAAAGCATTATgcatgaccttttttttaaatgctaaaagagaaaaaaatattaaaaatccACTTTAGTTATGCTCTGGATGATGTTTAAGGATAAGGGGTGGTTTTGTGCCTTTAATTGTGCAGTGAAAATGTCCTGAGGACCTACATCTATTATATGCAACTAACCAAATGTGAGGTTATTATGTTACACTGGACATTAAAATAGCTCTACGTATAACAAAGTCTCTTACCAATTGTGCTTTCAGGAGTAACCTGGTGGAGGGTATTGATGCTGGATACATCAGCAAATGCCTTTATCATCCTGAAGATGCTCCACTGTGTCCCATATTCAGACTGGGAGACATAGTGAAACTGTCTGGCTTCAATTTCGAAACAATAGCCACAGTGGTAAGCCGATCTTTACTTAACACTGAATGGAAAGATTTGTCCGTTGGAGGTAGGTAGATGTTCTGTTCATCTATAGTAACAGCTGCACTTGGATTGTCTTTTGGTGCTTTGTTTCTGGTGTTACAATGGAGCCTTGTATTCTGACTTCTCTGATTTTCTTCTCCCAGGGAGGGGCTATTGGTATTGTGGTGGACTGGACATGTAACTTTGATGTGTCTGTAAAACACTGCAAACCAAAGTACACTTTCCACGGTCTGTACGGAAACCCCGCTGAGACGGACAAAGCCAGAGCTTCAGTGGGCTACAATTTCAGGTGTGAATATATACTTCACTGAATAAACACACTTGGGTATTTGTTTGACACCGCAGAAGTAGGCcctatttttaatattatgGACTCATTTTGGAAACATgcatatttgctttcttgcGGAAAGTTTCATAAACAAATTGATACCACTTTCATGTTTGTGCGCTAGGAAGCTAGCACCAGCAGCCAGTTAGCCTAGATTAGCATTCGGTCTAGAAAAAGCGATAAAAGTTTTACACAAGTAAATATAAGGAGTAGTTAATGAAGGAACATGTGCTCGTAAGTGGACTTTGTTCCCGTTGGACagagctaagctaactgttttcctttatatttatatgttaattttattttatttttttaactaagCCAACTAGTGTAGCCTTGTATTAAACGGACATGTGGTGAGTGGTATTAAATTGTCTATTTCAAATAATTTTAATACGTTTCTTTCCCAAAATATAGAAGTATTGAAATCATTGTCTTGAGTAGCTACTTGCTATTTCCACTATGTTTGAATTACTGCTATACAAAAATCAGCAAGACTGCCAGTGCTATACTGTCATAGACTTTGGTTTAATTGAACAAACCAAATTCACTCAAATATCATAAAAACTAATTAATTAAAGGCATCAGTTGACCAGCCAGTTCTGTGTTCTGCAAGGTAAAACTACAGTTTACTATCTGGAGTCTGGCCGCTTTAAAGATATTACAAATGCAGTGCACAATTTTAACGAACTGAGAAAATTATTTTGGTGGATGAACTACCTTTTTGCAAACTGTCAGTTGATATTTGTTAATGTTTCCTGAATAAAGTATGCTCCCTTCCTCCCGTAAGCTTTGGTAAGTTATTATTTAGGTACTGCTAATTGACTTTGAGGGTGTTGAATGAACAGTCTTCCCtacccttttttaatttgtattaatttgtgAAATTAAGTTTTTATTCGGAGTGAATTGTGAAATTAAGTTTTTATTATTAGTCATGTGTTTACTTCTTAAGGGTTTAGTGGGATGTGGGTGAAATATGCTGCTGTTCAAACTGGTAGGCAATATGATCTCAATAGAATGACGGTGAGTATGTGGGAATTGTTTAAATTACCATTTGCCCGCTTTCGGAAACACATTAACATAATGCAATCATTTCCATGGCTTTTGTAGGTATGCTAAGCATTATATGGAGGACAGATATCAGAAGAGAACTCTTATGAAAGTGTTTGGGATTAGGTTCGATATCATTGTGCAATCACTGGTGagtaatacatttgaatatttttatttagagttTTCAGTCAAAGGGAATGTTCATATCATTGGCACTCTGTCCTTCACAGGCAAGAAAGTTTGATATCATCCCAACCT
This Eleginops maclovinus isolate JMC-PN-2008 ecotype Puerto Natales chromosome 11, JC_Emac_rtc_rv5, whole genome shotgun sequence DNA region includes the following protein-coding sequences:
- the p2rx1 gene encoding P2X purinoceptor 1 isoform X2 gives rise to the protein MKNQITNALSDFFFEYETPRQVLVRNRRVGVVCRIIQLGVLAYIIGWVFIYEKGYQSTDVAVSSVYTKMKGVGYTSINGTERVWDVADYVFPSQGDASFVVMTNYIITEGQKMGKCPELHGKHNCSSNADCEGGSFKRQMTGVCVDETKTCQVLAWCPVEDDLVIPDPPMLMSAENYTLFIKNSVTFPLFGVSRSNLVEGIDAGYISKCLYHPEDAPLCPIFRLGDIVKLSGFNFETIATVGGAIGIVVDWTCNFDVSVKHCKPKYTFHGLYGNPAETDKARASVGYNFRYAKHYMEDRYQKRTLMKVFGIRFDIIVQSLARKFDIIPTLTAIGSGVGIFGVATVVCDLVLLYLLPKRAFYKNMKFKYTDTHAQQDSEWLGLETSDCCPFDANARQVQSTGQTDDPDSEACSTETEASKK
- the p2rx1 gene encoding P2X purinoceptor 1 isoform X1, with translation MKNQITNALSDFFFEYETPRQVLVRNRRVGVVCRIIQLGVLAYIIGWVFIYEKGYQSTDVAVSSVYTKMKGVGYTSINGTERVWDVADYVFPSQGDASFVVMTNYIITEGQKMGKCPELHGKHNCSSNADCEGGSFKRTGHGQMTGVCVDETKTCQVLAWCPVEDDLVIPDPPMLMSAENYTLFIKNSVTFPLFGVSRSNLVEGIDAGYISKCLYHPEDAPLCPIFRLGDIVKLSGFNFETIATVGGAIGIVVDWTCNFDVSVKHCKPKYTFHGLYGNPAETDKARASVGYNFRYAKHYMEDRYQKRTLMKVFGIRFDIIVQSLARKFDIIPTLTAIGSGVGIFGVATVVCDLVLLYLLPKRAFYKNMKFKYTDTHAQQDSEWLGLETSDCCPFDANARQVQSTGQTDDPDSEACSTETEASKK
- the p2rx1 gene encoding P2X purinoceptor 1 isoform X3: MKNQITNALSDFFFEYETPRQVLVRNRRVGVVCRIIQLGVLAYIIGWVFIYEKGYQSTDVAVSSVYTKMKGVGYTSINGTERVWDVADYVFPSQGDASFVVMTNYIITEGQKMGKCPELHGKHNCSSNADCEGGSFKRTGHGQMTGVCVDETKTCQVLAWCPVEDDLVIPDPPMLMSAENYTLFIKNSVTFPLFGVSRSNLVEGIDAGYISKCLYHPEDAPLCPIFRLGDIVKLSGFNFETIATVGGAIGIVVDWTCNFDVSVKHCKPKYTFHGLYGNPAETDKARASVGYNFRYAKHYMEDRYQKRTLMKVFGIRFDIIVQSLARKFDIIPTLTAIGSGVGIFGVATVVCDLVLLYLLPKRAFYKNMKFKYTDTHAQDPDSEACSTETEASKK
- the p2rx1 gene encoding P2X purinoceptor 1 isoform X4, which codes for MKNQITNALSDFFFEYETPRQVLVRNRRVGVVCRIIQLGVLAYIIGWVFIYEKGYQSTDVAVSSVYTKMKGVGYTSINGTERVWDVADYVFPSQGDASFVVMTNYIITEGQKMGKCPELHGKHNCSSNADCEGGSFKRTGHGQMTGVCVDETKTCQVLAWCPVEDDLVIPDPPMLMSAENYTLFIKNSVTFPLFGVSRSNLVEGIDAGYISKCLYHPEDAPLCPIFRLGDIVKLSGFNFETIATVGGAIGIVVDWTCNFDVSVKHCKPKYTFHGLYGNPAETDKARASVGYNFRYAKHYMEDRYQKRTLMKVFGIRFDIIVQSLARKFDIIPTLTAIGSGVGIFGVATVVCDLVLLYLLPKRAFYKNMKFKYTDTHAQK